A single window of Cydia splendana chromosome 13, ilCydSple1.2, whole genome shotgun sequence DNA harbors:
- the LOC134796445 gene encoding cuticle protein CP14.6-like, whose product MKFFIVLALAAACAADRNADSAAQVLRFDSEVNPDGFSYGYETSNGIVESASGIVKNPNSENAALAVNGDYSYPGDDGKLYRVTYVADENGFQPQGEHLPTPPPVPELIARALAYLAAHPQPEDKYQQPSPARFPAPAPARFPAPAPPRFPAQSAFGKPSRKFPSPSPFRF is encoded by the exons ATG AAATTCTTCATTGTCCTCGCTCTGGCCGCGGCCTGCGCCGCTGACCGCAACGCTGACAGCGCCGCCCAGGTCCTGAGGTTCGACTCCGAGGTCAACCCTGACGGCTTCTCGTATGGCTATGAGACCAGCAACGGAATCGTCGAAAGCGCCAGTGGCATCGTTAAGAACCCTAACTCT GAAAACGCGGCCCTGGCTGTTAACGGAGACTATAGCTACCCTGGCGACGATGGAAAATTATACCGTGTCACCTACGTGGCTGATGAGAATGGCTTCCAGCCCCAG GGAGAGCATCTGCCCACGCCGCCGCCAGTACCCGAGCTGATCGCGCGTGCCCTGGCGTACTTGGCAGCGCATCCGCAACCCGAAGACAAGTACCAGCAGCCTTCCCCTGCCCGCTTCCCCGCCCCCGCTCCTGCCCGCTTCCCCGCCcccgctcctcctcgcttcccTGCCCAATCCGCATTCGGCAAACCCTCCCGCAAATTCCCCAGCCCTAGCCCCTTCAGGTTCTAG